Proteins encoded by one window of Aphis gossypii isolate Hap1 chromosome X, ASM2018417v2, whole genome shotgun sequence:
- the LOC126551601 gene encoding putative nuclease HARBI1, translating into MDDLDLYELFAGMEVLEQVEENANAAPRHEHSAVDPFIDLSDRNFIKRYRLSKNLAKRVITLLTPFMNVPSTSRGLSIERKVIIALRFFAAGSYQMDVGENRHASVSQPSVSRIIEEVTNAFSNPAIFNKFVHFPRNFSELDDVRTRFFSKYGLQGVVGVIDCTHIAITPPKKNDELYPEHIYVNRKGYHSINTQLICDVNLRILNVSARWPGSTHDSHIWNESHVKTFMTSLHDRGFTSYFLLGDSGYALRPWLLTPFLNVEANTPEYRFNEVFCRARSTIERCNGVLKMRFRCLLKDRTLHYSPNKASKIVLACVVLHNLCIEENVPLINEEVEDDDFGIYQAVDNEEMSQSRQNPELVAGLRFRQNIVNRLFTN; encoded by the exons ATGGACGATTTGGATTTATATGAATTGTTTGCCGGCATGGAAGTCCTCGAACAAGTTGAAGAAAATGCCAATGCTGCTCCTAGACATGAGCATTCAGCAGTAGATCCTTTTATAG actTGTCAGACcgtaatttcattaaaaggtATCGGCTGTCCAAAAATTTGGCTAAAAGGGTTATAACTTTGCTTACGCCTTTTATGAATGTACCGTCTACATCTAGAGGACTCAGTATTGAACGCAAA GTTATTATTGCTTTACGATTTTTTGCTGCTGGAAGTTACCAGATGGATGTTGGTGAAAATCGACATGCATCTGTGTCTCAACCTTCAGTCAGTAGGATTATTGAAGAAGTGACAAATGCGTTTTCCAATCCGgccatatttaataaatttgttcattttcCTAGAAATTTCAGTGAGCTGGATGATGTGCgtactag atttttttcaaagtatgGCTTACAAGGAGTTGTTGGTGTTATTGATTGTACACATATTGCTATAACTCCACCAAAGAAAAATGATGAGTTATATCCCGAACACATCTACGTCAATCGTAAAGGATATCATTCAATTAATACTCAACtc ATATGTGATGTCaatttacgtattttaaatgtgtcaGCCCGATGGCCAGGGTCTACCCATGATTCCCACATATGGAATGAAAGTCACGTTAAGACATTTATGACAAGCTTGCATGATCGAGGTTTTACTTCATACTTTTTGTTAG GAGACTCTGGGTATGCTTTGCGGCCATGGTTGTTAACGCCGTTTTTAAACGTCGAAGCTAATACACCGGAATACCGGTTCAATGAAGTTTTTTGTCGTGCGAGATCTACTATCGAACGCTGTAATGGAGTTTTAAAAATGCGTTTTCG CTGTCTTCTCAAAGATCGAACACTGCATTATTCACCCAACAAGGCTTCAAAAATAGTGTTGGCATGTGTTGTGTTACACAATTTGTGTATTGAAGAAAATGTACCTTTAATTAATGAAGAGGTTGAGGATGATGATTTTGGAATTTACCAAGCTGTTGACAATGAAGAAATGTCACAAAGTAGGCAAAACCCGGAACTTGTGGCCGGCCTTCGTTTCCGTCAAAACATTGTTAACAGACTTtttacaaactaa